In the genome of Anopheles merus strain MAF unplaced genomic scaffold, AmerM5.1 LNR4000193, whole genome shotgun sequence, one region contains:
- the LOC121601824 gene encoding uncharacterized protein LOC121601824, whose amino-acid sequence MSRVSQWHKFTSHKSAIKSDLLPEILALVDKRALAPILAKPSVSNASLTHTSTNVSSLNATNTSRTTKTASARRTFTNSTELTADIQAANDTNTVEDSDNCNHYNHRTKPTSDVSAGNYRTNTQASSDPVLNQNTTNRGIAEKVWLYFTNIKSHVSADDMRVWLKAVLPTDDINVYRLTKKGVNLDSMSFISFKVSVPKSLKELALQSTIWPVSLTVREFVARGLPKQRVHERARFDPSELISHRTNSENCSSAVPKTTAHPDHFLEHRSPPPQRGILSPSQLTEILEAIQLEFPPTPPQLSPGVGLQSQFNLSNRTAHN is encoded by the exons ATGTCACGAGTTTCGCAATGGCACAAATTCACTTCTCACAA ATCGGCTATCAAGAGCGATTTGCTTCCTGAGATCCTCGCTCTCGTTGATAAGCGAGCGCTAGCACCCATATTAGCTAAGCCGTCTGTTAGCAACGCATCGCTTACGCACACATCCACTAATGTATCGTCGCTCAATGCCACAAATACATCCAGAACGACTAAAACAGCTTCCGCTCGCCGTACATTTACTAACTCAACGGAGCTCACTGCTGATATCCAAGCTGCGAACGATACCAACACTGTAGAAGATTCTGACAACTGTAACCACTACAATCATCGTACTAAGCCGACTAGTGATGTTAGTGCTGGAAACTACCGAACAAATACACAAGCATCTTCTGATCCTGTTTTGaaccaaaacaccaccaacagggGCATAGCCGAGAAAGTATGGTTATACTTCACGAACATCAAATCGCATGTCTCCGCTGATGATATGCGTGTGTGGCTTAAAGCTGTGCTACCAACGGACGATATTAATGTTTACCGTCTCACGAAAAAGGGTGTGAACCTGGACTCGATGTCCTTCATATCGTTCAAAGTGAGTGTTCctaaatctcttaaggagcttGCGCTGCAGTCTACTATTTGGCCAGTTTCACTTACTGTTCGGGAGTTTGTTGCTCGTGGCCTACCAAAGCAACGTGTACATGAAAGGGCTCGATTTGACCCTTCTGAGCTTATTTCGCATCGTACAAATAGTGAAAATTGCTCTTCAGCTGTGCCAAAAACTACCGCTCATCCGGATCATTTTTTGGAACATCGATCGCCACCCCCACAGCGCGGGATTCTATCACCATCCCAGTTGACCGAGATCCTAGAGGCTATTCAACTGGAGTTTCCTCCCACACCGCCTCAGTTATCACCGGGGGTGGGGCTTCAATCACAATTCAATCTCAGCAACAGAACAGCTCACAATTAA